The Crassostrea angulata isolate pt1a10 chromosome 1, ASM2561291v2, whole genome shotgun sequence nucleotide sequence cccattttcacaaattttgtgacacacgAAATAAACAGATATACCGTCAATtcgagttttttttattgtgaaattgaatttttggtTAACTCAAGATATGGGTTAAATTAGAAGGCCTATATTCTTCAACAGACATGGTGCTACTTTGTATTTTTGACCACGACTAACCAGTAAGTAGGTGTGAAAATGTGTCAAGGTTTGTCTGTGACAAAAGATGTAGACTTTGAAAAACCGCCCTACTGGGTGAACTGAACACTATATAATAGTCCATTACCACAGTGCAACCATAAGTCTGTATTCTAAAACCTGTCACTaattatttcatacataaatCTCATACCTTTTGGAAAAAATGCTCTTCCTTCAAAATATTcagtaatttaaaatattgaaaaaaactaATCAAAGATCAAGATAAGTAAATCACAATGTTATAGGAACAAAATCTGGCAAGAGGTGGACTAGATTACATAGAGAACACATCAAGagtcaaaaaaaaagaagaatacaAGAGGTAAAGAAATTCCTTAATAAACCTATCTATAACATGTAACAATAACGCAAGTCATGAATATTGAACATCTGTATAGGGAAGTAAACAGCGTAACAAGTTAATACGCATCACAATACAGTATATAACTAAACAATCGCCCTTACATCATCTTCGGACCGCGTAACACAGGTAACAATAACCATTATATATGAGTAACATGTATATTAAGCATTTGGCATGGTAAGTGTGGGGTTAGACTAGGATACAAGGTCTAGAGAGCAATGCACAGACTAAATGCACTATCACTGAGATTCTGGTTAGTGGTGAGTTGGCCAGCAACCCACAaatgttcatacatgtatgtactacatatatgtacatacatgtatttctgaacAGAAAAATGCGAAAGGTTTTGGCAAAAAGGTCGAATCAAGAACTGGGTTGTTGATTTTAGACATGATTCCGATTCCTTTGGGTTTCATCAGTAGACGATTTTTTGTTAGTTGCATCCCTGGAGAATGGCACGCCAGCACTGAGAACAGCGTAGTGACACTGGACAGGTCATCATAACGGACTGTCAATGGATTCCGGAATTTCTGTTTGATTTTCGTTATATTTTCCCAGCCCCATTGATTGTGCTGCTTCTGTGAtctgaaaaacaacaaaatagtaaaaacatttataaatatatcatcagtttttttcaaattataatgaaaataagaatGGTGATACTTCCATAGTCCTCACAAAAATTGTTAATGTTCTTCAAAACCCAAAATTAACACTTTTTCAGCAAATAGAAGAAAGAATgaacaagaggtccatgggcAACAATGTTCACctgtttatcattttataagTTTTGATCATTCCATCtactattttttaattttatttaagcaTAGAAACagggtttttttaaacagatataGTAACACATCATTTAGGAGTGCATATTATTCATGAGACTTTATGGTACTCAAGTATTGAATTTTGCACCATCCTGGCATCAAAGTTCAAGTAAACTTGAATCtaacaaaatcaaaacacaTGCATAGTAACTTTGCAAATGGTATCAATGGTTTCCTTGAAGagacattttaaagattttcccaaTATATATTCCTGTGTTGAACTTTGCACAACTCTAAGGGTTCCTTTATTGCAATGGGATCTTACTGTTCAAAAACCAATATCAAAAGTACAAGAAGGTTTCCTGTAAATATCTGCTTTCTTAGGCAGTGGCTTTTAATCAAGAAGATATATTTAGATGACCTCACATTGTGTGGAAGAGTGGTTCTTCACTTGAAGAACTTAAAATCTCAAGGACTCATTCAAGGACACTGAAACTGGCTCAGTGGCTCTTAAGAAGATGAAGAACCGTTTAAAGTTCACAGACAAATGGGTAGACCGACAGAGAGATGAACAGACAGACTAAGAGAGAACAGGACAACAAAGTGATCAGAACGACCAaatcaggtgagctaaaatatGACTGACTTGTCTTAAGTATTCTTGGCCTTCTTTCTTTGCTTGGTTCAGGAGATCTGCTTGTCCCTTCAACACTCTGATATTCCAAGAGAAGTTTTCCATTGCCtgcaaacagaaaaaaacccaaaccacAGTTCAACTCAGGTTTCAAGATTACCTTCAGCAAGGGAACAAACCATCAAAAACTTATTGAAACTGATTGTAATCAATCTTTCAAAATAAAGCAGGTTTtccaatttactactgataatGATTGCCATAGGGAAGTAACTCGACAATATTATCAGGATGGCAGTTTTACTGAAATAGAATACCTTTGATAGTTTTTTGCCCTTCAGTCCCGCCTGTTGACAAACATTCTCTAAATCTTCATGCCACTCCATCCCTGCTCTCTTGCAATGAAGtaactagaaaaaaaattattattattaaggacAATAAATTTTATTCCTCACTAACGGTAATTATGGCTTTTATTAAGCATAAAAAGGTaatattgtttacattacagttgaacttcgatatctcaaatacaatgcGTATGTCAAAGTGTTTTGTAAGTCTCAACCACTTACTTCTTAAGTATTTACCCTCAATACCTCAAATATCTCGAAGGTTTTAAACAGTTCCATCTACTGTTCAAGATAACAAGGTTTGACTGTACTTACAAAACTTTATAGTCTGTATAATAATAACACTATGACTAATGATAATTATCATAATAAGTCCTCAACCTGAATTTCATCCAATCCTGAAATGCCTAAATAAAGCTTGCTTATAATGTCATTATATAGATAGTGCCTGGTTggaagggtaacagttgaaattgacaagtggaggttgacaatggttttcgaggggtgtcaatttcaccTGTTGCCCTCCCTAACaggcacaatttattttatcatactgaatgtcttaattttagagaaaactTAACTGACTTCTTTAGGAATAATGTGAATTTTATGGCGTACCATACACACATACCGTAATTTATGcaaatgtaacaatttgttttgttatactttcatgttaaatactgaaatctgattggtttagacacagttcataatctgttctattaccctcagcattagcaacgcacttagcaacgggtaacattatataaatagtgcctgtttgggagggtaacagttgaaattgacgcCCCAAGAAAACccttgtcaaccgacgcgaatcgaggggtgtcaatttcaactgttatcctcccaaacaagcactatttattttgttttatctcatacgtatggtgtatattacccgtgtgataaacctttgctatatcacacgggtgacgctatatcaaatacttccggtcggaacttCTTTTGACACAActcctcgcttcaacgcttcggtgacctattttcgaagatttgctagactaagtactttcaacataactatatctactacaaaaattaatataaaattgattttgtcaaatatttaaattacaaatatgaaggaaaacacataactgcgtagaataggcgtcggaaccgggggggctattgtgagtgggggggggggggggggggggggggggggggggggggggtggttaccccccccccccccccccttttgcaaagttattcataaccgtaaccataagtcccttttttcttgtttgtcaagatttttgataaatttagcccacttccaactttcaatttgctttgtgaagtttataaaactacaaattacgttaactatcaaggagttcatcctgaagacgcgatgaaaacagagcgctctggttgtgtttatatacaagaacttaccgaaataatgtttcatgagacttttattccaccaccagtaagcatccttattcactattttcaaattatactgaatgtcttaatttttaagaaaatttttttttttaagaaaagcttttatataggaataacgtgaattctacagcgaaccttcttcacgcatgtaacaatttgtaatgttacccgttgctaggtgcgttgctaatgctgagggtaatagaacggattatgaactgcgtcttaaccaatcagatttcagtatttaacatgaaagtataacaatacgaattgttacatgtgcgaAAATCATGCGTGTACGgttcgccttagaattcacgttattcctacctaaaagcagtgatgttttctttaaaattaagacattcagtataacaaaataaatcgtgcctgtttgggaggataacagttgaaattgacacccctcgaaaaccattgtcaaccttcgcttcgcgtcggttgacaatggttttctcagggtgtcaatttcaactgttaccctcccaaacaggcacaatttatatagtgttactcgttgccaagtgtgttgctaatgctgagggtattagaacagattataaactgtttctaaaccaatcagatttcagtatttaattaAGTATAATAACACTAAATATGAGGCTTGTAATAGTTACCTTTTCATACACATTGTCTGCATTTTCTAGTAGATTCTTGATTTCAGCAACCAACTAAAATATAGTAAAAAGGACATAAAAACACAGTGCTTAGTACAAAGGATACTAAAATAACATTGTTTAACAATAAAGAAATTAGTATAACAGTTTGTACATGTTATACATTTGCTACATATTTAGCACAAAGTTCCCCTAAAGCCAACTTTTGTTTTttagaaagaaagaaataacaAGGAGTCATTTTTCTGAAGGTTTTGAGTATCCTGTGACAGTAACAAATAACTGAATTTTTCTGACACACAAACCTCATCAAAAGAAATCAGAGCCTTCTTCAGAATATCTGGCAGGTTGCCTTGAGCTTCTAGGCTTGGATACTAAAAGTAAAACACACTATTCCATATTTAGGATGTACATCAGTTACAATATCTAACATAAGAAATTGCTCTGTCATCAATTTAAGACGTAACACTAGTCTATAGCATCACAACTCATTTTTATAATACTCGAAACAAATTCAGTACTttgagtactttgatttatatcaCTAGAGGTAAATCTGTCTTACCTCCCCTCTCATGACGAGAGTCAGGTTGGCCTGCTCTGTGGAGTTGGACAGCCGGGTACCCATCAGTCGGAAGCACTGTTTGATGTTGGCAATGGGAGATAACCCACACGTTTCCTTGAAGTCTGCTAGAGTTACCTGCACATTATCCCTGAGGTCCGTTCCATCTCGCAAAGGCTGGATGGCTACCTACAAAGAAAGACAagacaaaatattaaacatggACTGAAAAGTTATGAAATTAATTGCAGGTActctaattattttttatggtaattgaaatagcatttttgtccctaaaattgtattttaagagTCAACCAATAGGTATGTGTACCggctttttaattaaataaatgtagcATAGATGTAAACTCTGTCCTCAGATTTAAGTAGACCCAGGTGAAACATTAATTCTTGCTTTCCCTAAgataatgtaattgtaattttgTCTGTAGTAGATTTGTGGGAGAGAAGAAAGGACTTTTATTGCTGAAACCTAGCTGTCTAAAATTTCACTTCATTGTTTACTACTTTCTCCCAATAGATTCTAGACTATTCCGTTTGAcattatcaatacatgtactgcttttaatatacaatattatacaagtTAAATAAACTATGGAAAGATGAATATTGATCCgaattttggattttttctcCTTATAATTCAGTTTCCAATGAAATTACCTTGAATGTTTCATCAATGTTTTTTACTCCGACTGACTTCATACTTGTATAATCTCGCTTGGTTTTCTTCTTCACAGACATGCCACGTTTATTGGCTTTctattgaaaacaataaaatctGACATTACACAGACAGAGGAGACTTATTATGTAtgtaattttcagaaaaaaaaaaacatgctacAATAAAGACAAAACTAAATAAATGTCcaaatattgataataaatCTGAACTAGTTTTACTCGATGGCATTGaagcaaatgaaattttttttttaaacaagtcaTACTTGAATGCTTCGTTACTAAAGATATTTATTGTAATGATCTTGTTGTCATAAATAGAACCAGGTTCCTACAGGTTCCATGCTACCTTTCTGGAAccaatttaataataaatgacATGCCCCCTTTTTATAAGGACTTTGTACAAGGGTTACAGTGAggaatataatacatgtaataagtatTGTAACAGTTGTGTAAAGACGGACCACACAATATTTATAGGAAAGGGTCCACTTACCCCTCCCCCTCGTTTATTTGTGATGGCCACATGAATGAACAGGGTACAGTTTGGAATCTCTTCCCCGGTGTTGGAACATAATCGAATGTGTCTAAAACCTGTAAATCAAAAATTTCTCTTTATCAACACAGCTGCAATTTGCATAAAGTGCTCAACATTCCATCAcagaaacatacatgtactgtttgatttttaatcaattatATGCATATGATAATTTACAGATTTGAAAAGTCTGATTTTCCTATGGTGGCATTTCTACATTAATAAACTTAAAATTGCTAAATTACAACAGATTTCTTCATAAGTAAAAAAATCTTCAACcctaaaaaaagttaaagagtACAAACCTGTCTGCATGCAATCAAAAGGAATAGTATACTGTCCGATGAACTCATCCCCAATGTAGTCATCGTCTAGCACAGCAAACCGGACCAAGGCAAGCTCTGGGAGGTTGATCTGGAACTCAAAACTCTCATCAAAGATTGGACTGTATCCTACATAATGAAAAGAATCAATAATTACAAACTTCTGaaaatttttcatcaaaattagttttaacaaaataccTCTTTTGTctggaaaatgaaaacagaTCATTGAAAAAACCCACAAAGCAGAAACTTAAAAAGTAACTTTAGTGCTCAAATctcaatttttctttcaatctaTCATGGAAACAATATGATCTTAGAGTAGAAACAATCCACACAAAGTTTTTTACCATTGTGTGGTACAGTCTTAGTCCTCTCCTCCGCACAGTCCGCAGGGATTCCAAAAATCTCTATGGTAACGTACGGGTCAGTGACATCACCACGGGAACCAGAACCTTTGGGTTTGGGAAAATGCTGTCCACTAATAACCTGTATCCACAACATCAAGCCATTAGACTACACTGTGTGAGACTGACTTTTATCTATAGTTCTTATTGGTACACTGTGACATACATCTTAGTTGACTATTATCTATTGTTATGATGGTGAACCGTACCTTGATGTGCAGTATCTGAGGGGAGACCCCTGGAATGACGTCTTTGGTGTTGGCACTGAAGTACGCTATCTCCTCTCTCATGATGGCAGGTTTCAGGATGTATCCGCAGTTCGCATTCCGTCGGAAAAATCCGTTGTAGAGATCCATCATTAAACCATGTGTTTGATAATTCAAGGCcactgtaaaaattaaaaaatttctaaacattctcaataaaaaattaaagaaatattttctagAATTGAAATTTTGCACCTGGAACAaaatttttcgtttcaattttaatgttcaCTTAAACCCCTTAAGACCcctaaatttacaataataatttagaaaaaaataccagGCAAACccaaaacaacttttaaaaaaagtaaatggtTTGTGGGGTCAAGGTTTTTTAGGTATAGTTTTGCCATTCCTGAACACCAAGAAAATTTTATCTTCAAGCAGGTTCAATATCAAAGGTTTGTTGACCTACCCATCTGACATCCACAGTTCCAGAGGTCCTGGGGGTTATAGTTACTGGAGTCCACCCTCATTCCATTAGGGTAGATCCGGGACAGGAACTTCTTGTTGTGATTCACAAACTCCTCCGGACAACTCATGGCCAGCTTGATAGCTGTGGACTCGCTGAATGAACACATCTCAAAAAATTTCTCTGCAATCAAATATCATACATTTCAGTCCATTGTTGTTCATCATGTGAAATTGCTGTGTAGGGCCAGGCCCCAGGACCATAAAACTAAGATGaactcacttttgatctcagtctcaattttcttctatatattccctttgtaaaagtgagactgagataaaaaaaaaaagagctcgtctaagttttatggttCTGGGGCCAGGCCCCGGACCAATAAACTGAAAACAACTGTAagattttgaagagtttaattTCTCTCCACAAAAGTGTTCAAATTTTGCAagtttgtaaataattaattttatcttaacaGCTAATGATTACTTAATTCAATATCTATCAATTGAGCATAATTGATTTACTACGTACGTTTCTGTTGCGAGACTTGAAAGTCCTGGAATCTAGTTGACACACAGTAGTTGACTAAGTCCGATAACTCTTTGGCTAATTTGTGTTTCTTTACTGGGTGATCCTGCACAAGTAATTTCACTCCATTATTTCGTCATAACAGCATTACAGTACTCATaacttgaaaatttaaaactgggTAAACCAAAACGTTGTATCTATTTGAAATTTGACTtaattaaaatctatttaaaatacatatagaaaactacttttttttctcaaaggTACTGTTTTTTAACAAGTAATTGAACACAAGTCAAATTTAAGCATGTTTACAGTATGAAGATTGTTGCTTGTATATGTCAAATGTACAGGATAACTTTGTACTTCATGCTACCttggttttgttgtttttctttttgtccgACTCTGCACCTTCATCTTCATCAGTGACATAGTCATCCTCAGAATTCGGTGGCAGTTTCTTGCCCTGAAAACAAAACTCTCTTAACTCACAATCTCAAcaaatttttcttttcagacTTTGTGCTCTGATCCAAAATGTCATATGTGAGACACAAACAGTGTTGTATCTATTGCACATTTTGGTaccttaacaattatttttttcttcagggtTTCTGGAGAAGGGAGGCAACTCTCATTTTCCCCGACATAATCCAGACAGAGCTTTTCCCCGAATATAGTGGTCATGTAGTGGGCCATGGCCTGCTGCTGCTTGATGCTGCAGTGGTTTTCTATTGATAGTATCACAGGATATCTGCAAGCAAACATCATCCATTACAGTCAAACATCGTTATCTCAAACTTGatgacccctcccccccccccccccccatatcaTAGGATTTAAAATGTAAAGGTTAAAATGAAACAGCACTTAGCAATTCCAGgccaaaaaatttcaaattgatatTCAAGTTAAccatattttaaatatcaaggTTAAACTGTAAAATTAATTATGGTAAATGTAGATTATTAAtgcacttattttttttattagtgtAAAGCACAAAAGCATATTAGGAAAAATTTAATCAGTTTGAAAACATTCTCATGATGTAACACAAGAGGAAATCGAcataattttcaattactgCAAAATTGGTATAAATTTCCCCAATGTATCATTAATcatcttaaaatttacaaaatatatgaaattttagcTATTCATAACTTTTATTGCTAAATTGAGTTCtcaaatgtcatttttattttttggtatgCATGCTTTGCTGCATGGCCCTCAAGATCCCAATAAATTGAACTATGCtacaataattaatattatatcCAAATGCTGTGTAAATCCTtctttacaaataaatgtaCTCCAAAATGATCGTGAATTCCCTGTTGGTCAAGTGAACGAAAAAGATCAAATCATAAGTCAGGTCAGCTTTAGTCACTTATCAAGGTCAAATGATCAAATATACCTTAAACTAAACCCTTGTGGGCTTTCTAGTTTACAATTCATCAGGTTTTTTCCACCCCACTTACTCGGAGGTTTTGAATGCATAAGTATCGATGGCTTCTATGACCGCCTTGAACTGTATCTTTGAAGTGAAAGTGTGTCCATGGTAAATGATGGGTTCATCGTTTGGTCCGTCCCAGCAATCCactaaaacagaacaaaaacagGTCATGCTCTAAATCAATTTTAACTTCCTTTAAATTGCTCAGTTTCATATTGATTAAGAGATTGTATTCCCCGTAAATTTGTACCCCTTGTAATACACTTTGATAAATCAGGATCGGAATAAAAACCTCCAAGTTGTGTAACATGCTATATTGACAAGAAAATCCATAACAAAAGATTCCAACTGTGCAGGTCACATTTGAATTAACAAAGAGTAGTGATTCTCAGTGAATTGAATAATGTAACACGATACCTCTTacctatttcaaaataattaagagTACTTGAACCTCAATATAAGTTTCCCCACATGGTAAATGTGTTATTCAGTGTTTTAACAGATTTAATTGATTGAAATGTTTTTTCAGTGTTCCTACGCCATTCACACACAAACTTCTCTTGTTAGTACCGGTAATATATTTCCAAAATAAGCTGATCCCAAAAAAAAGGACCCCAAAGACCAGAATTTTTCTCAAtccaagaaaatttaaatacttGAATAGAAAAGATGTTAAAGGAGACAGTCTATGATATAGTCAATGAGAGATGGTAAGTTTTCTGCGAAAGAAAAATTttggtttaatttttattgacagCAGAATTTGTGCATAAAATcttttgtacacagatcttaattaaaatgtagcttcaaatattatatattccTGTGCACTCAATAcaagttttagtttttttttcagtcgaTCTTACTTTTATATCAAAGTTATTGCTCCTTTCTAGTCTAATTTTCGGAGGGAATAAGAATATGCAAAGTATCCCAGTTCAATTGCCCCCAGGAGAATTCACGACCAAATCTAGAAACCTGTGACATGTTAGCATGATTGTATGCTGAGACAATTGGATCACTAATCATGTGTTAACTGGCTGCAAATGGGCCATCATAATAACCCATGTGTGGTGCTCTCAATGTTCAGAATACCTGATGGCAGCGCAAACTAACTAATGCCACCATTTGTAAACGTTTCCGCTAACACTGCCTGTGTTAATCTACCATTTACAGCTTCTTTGGAGGACTATTTGTTCACCAGATAATTGGATGATGCACTCtatgtaataaaaatgaattaaccAAAACCCTCAAATTTCTTAGCTTAGAAATATTAAGTCTGAAAACCGATCACCCAACCATGCTTTTCCTCCACTCACATTCAACACAGCGACATCCTTTGGCGAGAGCACGAATGTAGGCATCTACACTTGATGGACCCTGTAGCTGGTCCTTT carries:
- the LOC128173310 gene encoding inactive phospholipase C-like protein 2, which produces MADENMTSAVSVERSSKISEDVFVNGNTDIMEDDVKELDDPQTPTEDNYSNEPTMPRKSSFMCKDGSRKPPRKKTVSFSSMPTERKIATAQDCLQCMQSGSELIKVRSNSRQYHRIFTLNPDMTEIRWQPTSKKPHKARISIASIKEVRSGKTTEALKNKEIAGIYQDECAFSIIFGEDFESMDLIANTPDEANIWITGLTCLINTSAKIGTSPEAIEEMQQMRDSWLQEMFKTEASQSEGTLDEKGVVNLVTKLNNNIAPARVQQKVKEIELNRVEAVERRGRINSDEFVSLFKEISTRPEIYFLLVRYASNTDYLTTDDLLLFLEAEQGMQRVTKDKCIDIINRYEPSKDGRKKGQLGIDGFTDYLLSDDCDVFDPDQNNIVQDMNQPLSHYFIASSHNTYLLKDQLQGPSSVDAYIRALAKGCRCVELDCWDGPNDEPIIYHGHTFTSKIQFKAVIEAIDTYAFKTSEYPVILSIENHCSIKQQQAMAHYMTTIFGEKLCLDYVGENESCLPSPETLKKKIIVKGKKLPPNSEDDYVTDEDEGAESDKKKNNKTKDHPVKKHKLAKELSDLVNYCVSTRFQDFQVSQQKQKFFEMCSFSESTAIKLAMSCPEEFVNHNKKFLSRIYPNGMRVDSSNYNPQDLWNCGCQMVALNYQTHGLMMDLYNGFFRRNANCGYILKPAIMREEIAYFSANTKDVIPGVSPQILHIKVISGQHFPKPKGSGSRGDVTDPYVTIEIFGIPADCAEERTKTVPHNGYSPIFDESFEFQINLPELALVRFAVLDDDYIGDEFIGQYTIPFDCMQTGFRHIRLCSNTGEEIPNCTLFIHVAITNKRGGGKANKRGMSVKKKTKRDYTSMKSVGVKNIDETFKVAIQPLRDGTDLRDNVQVTLADFKETCGLSPIANIKQCFRLMGTRLSNSTEQANLTLVMRGEYPSLEAQGNLPDILKKALISFDELVAEIKNLLENADNVYEKLLHCKRAGMEWHEDLENVCQQAGLKGKKLSKAMENFSWNIRVLKGQADLLNQAKKEGQEYLRQITEAAQSMGLGKYNENQTEIPESIDSPL